In one window of Tumebacillus algifaecis DNA:
- a CDS encoding peptide ABC transporter substrate-binding protein, giving the protein MAKKWLTIGLAASMVATLAAGCGNDDSTGEKTENKKEAQELNLVLSDEIPTMDISKATNTLSFTTFAQVNEGLVRTGKDGKAEAGVAKDWEISPDGLTYTFHLRDDAKWSNGDAVTAHDFEYSWKRTLNPETGAQYSFMVAWVKGGTEYNSGKGSADQVAVKAKDDKTLEVTLDHPIPFFIEQMAFPTFFPQNKKFVEAQGNKYGADAATALYNGPFKMTAWEHEQSVVIERNDTYWNNKRTKLDKVNFQVVKDSNAAVNLYESGMVDRSGLVRDQVDNYKSSAEFATVPELVTAYLQYNQRVKAFTSAKVRQAITWAVDGDAYADVIYHNGSVGATGYTPKGMSNGQGGDFTKDVGDLIKRKDNVSKAKATLAEGLKEVGLTEFPKIKLLADDGDVGKKAAEFVKEQIRQNLGVDVEVENVPYKLRLEKSHGHDFDMVISLWGADYNDPMTFLDMFITDGDFNDPKWSNKEYDEFIKKAQLETDPKKRMNYLYDAEKLLMKEMPIGPLTFRGRAFVMKPYVKDFRILSFGPDYDLIDTYVEGKK; this is encoded by the coding sequence ATGGCAAAGAAATGGCTCACAATAGGTCTTGCTGCTTCGATGGTAGCTACCTTGGCTGCTGGTTGCGGTAACGATGATTCCACCGGCGAAAAGACGGAAAACAAGAAAGAAGCACAGGAACTGAATCTGGTTCTTTCCGACGAAATTCCGACGATGGACATTTCGAAGGCGACTAACACGCTCTCCTTCACCACCTTCGCACAAGTTAATGAAGGTCTTGTTCGCACCGGTAAAGATGGCAAGGCTGAAGCGGGCGTTGCAAAAGATTGGGAAATCTCTCCAGACGGCCTGACCTATACTTTTCACCTGCGCGACGATGCCAAGTGGTCGAACGGTGACGCTGTAACCGCTCACGATTTCGAATATTCTTGGAAGCGCACCCTGAACCCGGAAACCGGCGCCCAATACTCCTTCATGGTAGCATGGGTAAAAGGCGGTACCGAATATAACAGCGGCAAAGGCTCTGCTGACCAAGTTGCAGTAAAAGCAAAAGACGACAAAACGCTCGAAGTTACGTTGGATCACCCGATCCCGTTCTTCATCGAGCAAATGGCGTTCCCGACCTTCTTCCCGCAAAACAAAAAGTTCGTAGAAGCTCAAGGCAACAAATACGGTGCAGATGCAGCTACCGCTTTGTACAACGGTCCGTTCAAAATGACCGCTTGGGAGCACGAACAATCTGTAGTGATCGAAAGAAACGATACCTACTGGAACAACAAACGCACGAAGTTGGATAAAGTCAACTTCCAAGTCGTTAAAGATAGCAACGCAGCTGTCAACCTGTATGAATCGGGTATGGTTGACCGTTCTGGTCTCGTACGTGACCAAGTGGACAACTATAAGTCTTCCGCAGAATTCGCTACCGTTCCGGAGCTGGTCACCGCGTACCTGCAGTACAACCAACGCGTAAAAGCGTTCACGTCCGCAAAAGTGCGTCAAGCGATCACTTGGGCAGTAGACGGCGATGCTTACGCTGACGTTATTTACCACAACGGTTCCGTTGGTGCGACCGGTTACACCCCGAAAGGGATGTCGAACGGTCAAGGTGGCGACTTCACCAAAGATGTCGGCGACCTGATCAAGCGCAAAGACAACGTGTCAAAGGCGAAAGCTACTCTTGCAGAAGGCTTGAAAGAAGTTGGCCTTACCGAGTTCCCGAAAATCAAGTTGCTGGCTGACGACGGCGACGTTGGTAAAAAAGCGGCTGAATTCGTTAAAGAGCAAATCCGTCAAAACTTGGGCGTTGACGTAGAAGTTGAAAACGTACCGTACAAACTGCGTCTGGAAAAATCGCACGGGCATGACTTCGATATGGTTATCTCCCTGTGGGGCGCTGACTATAACGACCCGATGACCTTCCTTGATATGTTCATCACCGACGGTGACTTCAACGATCCGAAATGGTCGAACAAAGAGTACGATGAATTCATCAAAAAGGCGCAACTGGAAACCGATCCGAAGAAGCGCATGAACTACCTCTACGACGCTGAAAAGCTTTTGATGAAGGAAATGCCGATCGGGCCGCTGACTTTCCGTGGCCGTGCGTTCGTCATGAAGCCGTACGTGAAGGACTTCCGCATCCTGTCCTTCGGTCCGGACTACGATCTCATCGACACGTATGTAGAAGGCAAGAAATAG
- the pcrA gene encoding DNA helicase PcrA produces the protein MTTRTINPAQIAKGLNPEQKAAVETTEGPLLILAGAGSGKTSVLTRRIAYLLGVRGVSPFNILAITFTNKAAKEMNERVRKLVGDVAEDLWMSTFHSMCVRILRREAERIGYQNNFTILDADDQASAVKQSMLDLNLDIKKFDPSSIQWRISAAKNELLTPDDFVKTAGKKLQDITASQVYRVYQRKLQDFNAMDFDDLIMKTVELFETHPDVLEQYQNKFRYIHVDEYQDTNRAQYKLVKLLATKYRNLCVVGDGDQAIYAWRGADISNILNFEKDYPEATVIKLEQNYRSTSTILDAANAVIRNNTARKDKALWSKKGQGDKISIYTALDQEDEAHYIVQQVKNHKDNGGAYGDCTVLYRANAMSRIVEEAFLQAALPYKILGGMTFYDRREIKDVMAYLKTLANPQDEISLLRIINAPKRSIGPGTIQKLLDYAHDRDLTLLDAMGFPDENGLPVKTAATCKEFHDMMKYLHVCQEGLTVSEYLSEVLEKSGYRQMYAHSSKEEDQMRLENIEEMFSITKSFDRRRGGTVGDFLAEVSLLSDNDKEKGDDGEAVLMMTMHASKGLEFPTVFIIGCEETIFPHMRSMDDIKGIEEERNLAYVGITRAKEKLHMLHCAERTLFGNTQRNDPSRFLDEIPEEYLDRTVGYVESDIVWKSGDMLKHPQWGQGMVLDKRGEDETLELTVMFHPSIGEKKVLPRFTRLDKIG, from the coding sequence ATGACGACACGAACAATCAATCCGGCTCAAATTGCCAAAGGACTCAATCCCGAGCAGAAAGCGGCGGTGGAGACGACAGAAGGACCTTTGTTGATCTTGGCCGGAGCTGGATCGGGAAAGACGAGTGTGCTGACGCGCCGGATCGCGTATTTGCTTGGCGTGCGCGGGGTGTCTCCTTTTAACATCCTGGCGATCACTTTCACGAATAAAGCGGCTAAAGAGATGAACGAGCGCGTGCGCAAACTGGTCGGTGATGTGGCCGAAGACCTTTGGATGAGCACCTTCCACTCGATGTGCGTGCGTATTTTGCGACGCGAAGCGGAACGGATCGGCTATCAGAACAATTTTACAATCCTTGATGCGGACGACCAAGCATCTGCTGTCAAACAGTCGATGCTCGACTTAAACTTAGATATTAAGAAATTTGACCCTTCTTCGATCCAATGGCGAATTTCGGCTGCCAAAAATGAACTGCTCACGCCCGACGATTTTGTCAAAACGGCAGGAAAGAAGCTGCAAGACATCACGGCGAGCCAAGTGTATCGAGTGTACCAGCGCAAATTGCAGGATTTTAACGCGATGGACTTTGACGATCTGATCATGAAGACGGTCGAGTTGTTTGAAACGCATCCTGACGTATTGGAACAATACCAGAACAAATTTCGCTACATTCATGTTGACGAATATCAAGACACCAACCGTGCCCAGTATAAATTGGTCAAGCTGTTGGCCACCAAGTACCGCAATCTTTGCGTCGTAGGCGACGGTGACCAAGCGATTTACGCGTGGCGAGGTGCCGATATTTCGAACATCCTCAATTTTGAAAAAGACTATCCGGAAGCGACTGTGATCAAGTTGGAGCAGAATTATCGCTCCACATCAACGATTCTCGATGCGGCCAATGCGGTCATCCGCAACAACACTGCGCGCAAAGACAAGGCGCTGTGGTCGAAAAAAGGGCAAGGGGACAAAATCTCGATCTACACCGCCCTCGATCAGGAAGATGAGGCGCACTATATTGTGCAACAGGTCAAGAATCATAAGGACAACGGTGGTGCTTATGGGGATTGCACCGTTTTGTACCGTGCCAACGCGATGTCGCGCATTGTCGAGGAGGCGTTTTTACAGGCGGCCCTTCCCTACAAAATCTTGGGCGGCATGACCTTTTATGACCGCCGTGAAATCAAAGATGTGATGGCCTATTTGAAAACGCTGGCCAACCCGCAGGATGAGATCTCTCTGCTTCGCATCATCAATGCACCGAAGCGTTCGATCGGGCCGGGCACGATTCAAAAACTGCTCGACTACGCGCATGACCGCGACCTGACTTTGCTTGATGCGATGGGCTTCCCAGATGAAAACGGCCTGCCGGTGAAAACGGCTGCCACCTGTAAAGAATTTCATGATATGATGAAATATTTGCATGTCTGTCAAGAAGGATTGACGGTAAGCGAGTATCTAAGCGAGGTCTTGGAGAAGTCCGGATACCGGCAGATGTATGCGCACTCCTCTAAAGAGGAGGATCAGATGCGCCTTGAAAACATCGAAGAGATGTTTTCCATCACCAAATCGTTTGACCGCCGCCGGGGTGGTACGGTCGGTGATTTCTTAGCGGAAGTGTCGTTGCTCTCCGACAATGATAAAGAAAAAGGGGACGACGGTGAAGCGGTGTTGATGATGACGATGCACGCGTCGAAGGGCTTGGAATTTCCAACCGTCTTTATCATCGGATGTGAGGAGACGATCTTCCCGCACATGCGTTCGATGGACGATATCAAAGGCATTGAAGAAGAGCGGAACCTCGCGTATGTCGGGATCACTCGCGCCAAAGAGAAACTGCACATGCTACACTGTGCGGAACGCACGTTGTTTGGGAACACACAACGCAACGATCCGTCACGGTTTCTCGATGAGATCCCCGAGGAATATTTGGATCGCACGGTTGGCTATGTTGAGTCGGATATCGTCTGGAAATCGGGCGATATGCTCAAGCATCCGCAATGGGGCCAAGGCATGGTGCTCGACAAACGAGGGGAAGATGAGACGTTGGAGCTGACCGTCATGTTCCATCCTTCGATCGGTGAGAAAAAGGTGCTACCGCGCTTTACTAGACTTGACAAAATTGGCTGA
- a CDS encoding alpha/beta-type small acid-soluble spore protein, translating into MANNNSNQKLVQGAERALDQMKYEIASEFGVNLSGETPSRLNGSVGGEITKRLVAFAEQALSGQQR; encoded by the coding sequence ATGGCAAACAACAACAGCAACCAAAAGTTGGTACAAGGTGCAGAACGTGCTCTGGATCAGATGAAATACGAAATCGCATCTGAGTTTGGCGTAAACCTCAGCGGTGAAACTCCTTCCCGTCTGAACGGCTCCGTCGGCGGTGAAATCACCAAGCGTCTGGTCGCATTTGCAGAGCAGGCACTGAGCGGACAGCAACGATAA
- a CDS encoding alpha/beta-type small acid-soluble spore protein, which produces MANDNNRNQKLVQGAERALDQMKYEIASEFGVNLGGETPSRLNGSVGGEITKRLVAFAEQAMSGRQG; this is translated from the coding sequence GTGGCAAACGACAACAATCGTAACCAAAAGCTGGTACAAGGTGCAGAACGCGCTCTGGATCAAATGAAGTACGAAATTGCTTCTGAGTTTGGTGTCAACCTAGGTGGTGAAACACCGTCCCGATTGAATGGGTCGGTCGGCGGCGAGATCACAAAACGTCTCGTGGCCTTTGCGGAACAAGCGATGTCTGGCCGTCAAGGATAA
- a CDS encoding alpha/beta-type small acid-soluble spore protein yields the protein MANNSNQKLVQGATRALDQMKYEIASEFGVNLGGETPSRLNGSVGGEITKRLVAYAEQAMAGRQ from the coding sequence ATGGCCAACAACAGCAATCAAAAACTCGTGCAAGGTGCTACACGCGCTCTCGACCAAATGAAATATGAGATCGCATCTGAGTTTGGTGTCAACCTGGGCGGTGAAACCCCTTCCCGCCTGAACGGTTCGGTCGGTGGCGAGATCACGAAACGTCTTGTCGCTTATGCGGAACAGGCGATGGCCGGTCGTCAGTAA
- a CDS encoding phosphotransferase family protein, translated as MIESVFRTYPHLRTEAVRPVHHGWANQVWIIGERLVFRFPRHAESRRELMQEMQVLPSLAKSLPVPVPQFLYRSEPDAEVMYVGYEQIPGEPLTKAVFSLLSAPEKFEMAETLGRFLTLLHSHLPEVELPIFAKADWATFFDQIEASVFPVLTPHERASTSAMFSAFLQDPANFMYTPRLLHGDLSCDHLLAQSGKLSGVIDFGDLRIGDPAYDFVGFYVEYGADFTQQVLKHYLLPQDDQFWSRVSGFYTQRLPLHSILYGVETGSELHVQAGLHQFRKGLGN; from the coding sequence ATGATCGAAAGCGTTTTTCGCACTTATCCGCATCTGCGAACTGAAGCGGTGCGCCCCGTCCATCACGGCTGGGCCAACCAAGTATGGATCATTGGAGAACGTCTGGTGTTTCGCTTTCCGCGCCATGCAGAAAGCCGTCGCGAGCTGATGCAGGAGATGCAGGTACTGCCCAGTTTGGCAAAATCTTTGCCTGTGCCAGTCCCCCAGTTTTTGTATCGCTCAGAACCGGATGCGGAAGTGATGTATGTCGGGTACGAGCAGATTCCTGGCGAACCGCTGACCAAGGCTGTCTTTTCGCTGCTGTCGGCGCCAGAAAAATTTGAAATGGCCGAAACGCTTGGGCGTTTCTTGACGTTGCTGCATAGCCACCTGCCTGAAGTCGAGTTGCCGATTTTTGCAAAAGCAGACTGGGCGACCTTTTTTGACCAGATCGAAGCGAGCGTCTTCCCTGTCCTGACTCCTCACGAGCGAGCATCGACGAGCGCAATGTTCTCCGCTTTTCTGCAAGACCCTGCGAATTTTATGTATACACCGCGCCTGTTGCACGGGGACTTGAGTTGCGACCATCTGTTGGCGCAGTCGGGTAAGCTCTCGGGGGTGATCGACTTCGGAGATCTGCGCATCGGGGACCCTGCCTATGATTTTGTGGGCTTCTATGTGGAATACGGCGCCGATTTTACACAGCAGGTATTGAAGCACTATCTCTTGCCGCAGGATGATCAGTTCTGGTCGCGAGTAAGTGGTTTTTACACCCAGCGCCTCCCCTTGCACAGCATTTTGTACGGAGTGGAGACTGGCAGCGAGTTGCACGTTCAGGCTGGACTCCACCAGTTTCGGAAAGGGCTCGGCAACTGA
- a CDS encoding ABC-F family ATP-binding cassette domain-containing protein, whose product MISTNAVTLRYGKRALFEDVTIKFTPGNCYGLIGANGAGKSTFLKILSGEIEPSVGDVNITPGERLAILKQNHFEFDEFQVLKVVIMGHKRLYEIMEEKDAIYAKGEFTEEDGMRAAELEGDFADLNGWVAESEAAELLQGLGIPVDLHDTQMKELDGSQKVRVLLAQALFGNPDILLLDEPTNHLDLASIKWLENFLLGYENTVIVVSHDRHFLNQVCTHIADIDFGKIQLYVGNYDFWYESSQLALSLQRNSNKKKEEKIKELEEFIRRFSANASKSKQATSRKKQLDKISLDDIRPSNRKYPFIDFKPEREAGNDILTVEGLTVTIEGVKVLDNISFTVNKGDKIALVGPDELAKSTLFKVLAGELEPDSGEFKWGITITSAYFPKDNAEYFNTDLNLVDWLRQYSKEQDETYVRGFLGRMLFSGEESLKKANVLSGGEKVRCMLSKMMNVGANALMLDEPTNHLDLESITALNNGLINYTGSMIFVSHDHQFVQTIANRIIQITPNGLIDKQMSYDEFLEDARVKEQLEKMYS is encoded by the coding sequence ATGATCAGCACAAACGCTGTTACCTTACGATATGGAAAACGCGCTTTATTTGAAGATGTCACCATCAAGTTCACCCCAGGCAACTGCTACGGCCTCATCGGTGCGAACGGAGCGGGGAAGTCTACCTTCCTGAAAATCCTCTCCGGCGAGATCGAACCGAGCGTCGGTGACGTGAACATCACGCCTGGCGAGCGTCTGGCGATCCTCAAGCAGAACCATTTTGAATTTGATGAGTTTCAAGTTTTGAAAGTCGTGATCATGGGTCACAAGCGCCTCTATGAAATCATGGAGGAAAAAGACGCGATCTACGCAAAAGGTGAATTTACCGAAGAAGACGGCATGCGCGCCGCTGAACTGGAAGGCGATTTCGCCGACCTGAACGGCTGGGTGGCAGAATCGGAAGCGGCGGAACTGCTACAGGGTCTCGGTATCCCCGTTGACCTGCATGACACGCAAATGAAAGAACTCGACGGTAGCCAAAAAGTCCGCGTTCTGCTCGCACAAGCTCTGTTCGGCAACCCGGATATCCTGCTTTTGGACGAGCCGACCAACCACTTGGACCTCGCGTCGATCAAATGGCTGGAAAACTTTTTGCTGGGCTATGAAAACACGGTCATCGTCGTTTCCCATGACCGTCACTTCTTGAACCAAGTCTGCACGCACATCGCCGACATCGATTTTGGCAAGATTCAGCTGTATGTGGGCAACTACGATTTCTGGTACGAGTCCAGCCAACTGGCACTCTCTCTGCAACGCAACTCGAATAAGAAGAAGGAAGAGAAGATCAAGGAACTGGAAGAGTTCATCCGTCGCTTTAGCGCGAACGCTTCCAAATCCAAGCAGGCGACTTCCCGTAAGAAGCAGCTCGATAAGATCTCTCTCGACGATATCCGTCCGTCGAACCGTAAATATCCGTTCATCGATTTCAAGCCGGAGCGTGAGGCGGGTAACGACATTTTGACCGTCGAAGGTCTGACTGTAACCATTGAAGGCGTGAAAGTGCTCGACAACATCTCCTTCACCGTTAACAAAGGCGACAAGATCGCGCTGGTCGGCCCGGACGAACTGGCAAAGTCCACGTTGTTCAAAGTGCTGGCAGGCGAGCTAGAGCCGGACAGCGGCGAGTTTAAATGGGGGATCACGATCACCTCGGCGTACTTCCCGAAAGACAACGCCGAGTATTTTAACACCGACCTGAACTTGGTTGACTGGCTGCGTCAGTATTCGAAAGAGCAAGATGAGACCTACGTGCGCGGCTTCTTGGGCCGCATGTTGTTCTCCGGCGAAGAGTCGCTGAAAAAAGCGAACGTTCTCTCCGGTGGCGAAAAAGTGCGTTGCATGCTCTCGAAGATGATGAATGTCGGCGCGAACGCGTTGATGCTCGATGAGCCGACCAACCACTTGGACCTCGAATCGATCACCGCACTGAACAATGGGCTAATCAACTACACCGGCTCGATGATCTTCGTTTCGCATGACCATCAATTTGTGCAAACGATCGCAAACCGCATCATCCAAATCACCCCGAACGGTCTCATCGACAAGCAGATGAGCTATGACGAGTTTTTGGAAGATGCTCGTGTGAAGGAACAGCTTGAAAAAATGTATAGCTAA